A stretch of Salvelinus alpinus chromosome 4, SLU_Salpinus.1, whole genome shotgun sequence DNA encodes these proteins:
- the LOC139572566 gene encoding complement C1s-1 subcomponent-like produces MLGVSLCLFLLPLCAISMLSGWVESPGYPRGYPPDASLNWSRCAPPGHTLALRLTHLDMEDSDGCENDALEIFADGKHIALQCGEMSFEDLDSTVNPSLLSSVEGCLSLSFRSDYSNTKRHTGFRGFYMLQDFDECEEDPDNGCTQFCHNYIGGYLCSCRLGYHLDTDGHTCTVSCTEDLSGSLRGVISSPSRPGPYAEHAHCSYILSVEDNLELLLHFTGEFDVEQGPDGQCVDTLMVETSAGTQGPFCGRVPPSPPLRTGSHHARILFNSDGQGSNNGFTIHYRTTTKTCRGIVISNSTLAPQQPKYHQGDTVTVTCDLGSVLNTGDKEYESTCQRTGEWSPVYRCEPVDCGEPDTSSDEALQLVDKDPSTLFRDNVQFKCESKYYTLEGDEKYICDASGTWTSVKGQEKLPKCIEVCGKTETDISSFGRILGGSQAKMGEIPWQLLTKQPKRGGASLINDRWAITAAHVVDGNEESKLTFFGGLIDGTKAKDTDPNVVIMVTDKIIIHPDYMKGIAGDERTNYDNDIALIRMSSRVKLGPNVLPICLPEADGGFKEHQQGTVSGWGGTENKRGTENKHETKMLDKSKFLLHTSVGRYPKIICEDTPVLSITKPMVFTENMFCAGGDGTDSCKGDSGGPLFLPMLGLGNKDNRGPYRLRGIVSWGSLCELGKDSKKGYYTKVENYLDWIKKTIEREEQGYRFIHHSLSCPITVMDWVYSTLWLLGVSVCEFWVPVSSAVIGCGEPEPLLNGRVAFIFGSQNQHLSVIQYHCNEQFYSLPEGHNGNFTCSSDGQWKDRLNSSLIPQCIPVCGRPTVNLPGFGRIWGGKPAPAGSFPWQVLLIVNGRGGGIVIGDRWIMTAAHVLGQYPWRFPMVYVGHNKVETLLQSPTLEVASVHIHPEYNNVDDVNYDHDIALIHLKHPITFNAHIMPLCLPPKDAKYPTWRNGLISGFGLKENEMSTNNLMYVPLPVVNQTICRNSIDRVRMEKNISLTDNMFCAGNSEGGKDSCRGDSGGAYVLKEGNYFWAAGIVSWGIKCGEPGKYGVYTRVANYVDWIKKTIEEEEQKTICGRPLVSLEIHQRILGGEVAPKGTFPWQMLLSVEGGRSGGMVIGDRWILTAAHGVVHQHNNQVIKKSEVMAYVGDNNVENLLQSPPLEVASLHPHPGYNNTDGLSFNHDIALIKLQHPLTFSSSIMRVCLPEKGAEYSTGRVGWVSGFGLKDDDEMPSNLRYVRIPLVDQVKCRSSIDEARKKKREAPDLTDGMFCAGLPEGGKDTCAGDGGGPYVLKYGGVFWAAGIASWGIDCGEPGQYGVYTRVANYVDWIKKTMEN; encoded by the exons ATGCTAGGAGTGAG CCTCTGTCTGTTCCTCCTGCCCCTCTGTGCCATCTCGATGCTCTCGGGGTGGGTGGAGTCTCCAGGCTATCCCCGTGGTTACCCACCTGATGCCAGTCTGAACTGGAGCAGGTGTGCCCCTCCCGGCCACACCCTCGCCCTCAGGCTGACACACCTGGACATGGAGGACAGTGACGGCTGCGAGAACGACGCCCTGGAG ATCTTTGCAGATGGAAAGCACATAGCCCTTCAATGTGGTGAAATGTCGTTTGAGGACCTTGATTCTACCGTCAATCCCTCACTCCTTTCCTCCGTGGagggctgcctctctctctcgttccgcTCTGACTACTCCAACACCAAGAGACACACTGGCTTCAGAGGCTTTTACATGCTGCAAg ACTTTGATGAGTGTGAGGAGGACCCAGATAATGGATGTACCCAGTTCTGCCACAACTACATTGGAGGCTACCTCTGCTCCTGTCGCCTTGGTTACCACCTGGACACAGACGGACACACCTGCacag TGAGTTGCACTGAGGACCTGTCCGGCTCGCTGCGTGGTGTGATATCCAGTCCGTCTCGGCCCGGCCCGTATGCTGAGCATGCCCACTGCTCCTacatcctgtcagtagaggacAACCTGGAGCTGCTCCTACACTTCACTGGGGAGTTTGATGTGGAGCAGGGGCCAGACGGACAGTGTGTGGACACACTCATG GTTGAGACTTCCGCTGGGACTCAGGGGCCATTCTGTGGCCGTgtgcccccctcccctcccctccgcaCTGGGTCACACCACGCCCGCATTCTCTTCAACTCTGACGGACAGGGCTCCAACAATGGCTTCACTATCCACTACAGAACCACAA CAAAGACCTGCAGAGGGATTGTGATCTCCAACTCCACCTTAGCCCCACAGCAACCTAAATATCACCAAGGTGACACAGTCACAGTGACCTGCGACCTAGGCAGTGTTCTGAACACa GGTGACAAAGAGTATGAGTCGACATGCCAGAGGACAGGCGAGTGGAGTCCTGTGTACCGCTGTGAAC CTGTGGATTGTGGAGAACCAGACACTTCTAGTGATGAGGCCCTTCAACTGGTGGACAAGGATCCAAGCACTCTGTTTCGTGACAATGTCCAGTTCAAGTGTGAATCCAAATACTACACACTGGAGGGAGACG AGAAGTACATCTGTGATGCCAGTGGTACGTGGACATCGGTCAAGGGCCAAGAAAAGTTACCAAAGTGCATCGAAG TGTGTGGGAAGACAGAAACAGATATTTCCAGCTTTGGAAGAATTTTGGGGGGCAGCCAGGCGAAGATGGGAGAGATACCCTGGCAGCTTCTCACTAAACAGCCCAAAAGAGGAGGAGCATCCCTGATCAATGACCGGTGGGCCATCACAGCAGCTCATGTAGTGGATGGCAACGAAGAAAGCAAGCTTACATTTTTCGGGGGGCTGATAGATGGGACAAAAGCAAAGGATACTGATCCTAATGTGGTTATCATGGTAACGGATAAGATTATCATTCACCCTGACTACATGAAGGGCATAGCTGGTGATGAACGCACAAACTACGACAACGACATAGCTCTCATCAGAATGTCTTCCAGGGTGAAGTTAGGGCCCAATGTTCTCCCCATATGCCTGCCTGAGGCTGATGGAGGATTCAAAGAGCATCAACAAGGCACCGTTTCAGGGTGGGGTGGGACAGAGAATAAACGTGGGACAGAGAATAAACATGAAACCAAAATGTTGGATAAAAGCAAATTCTTGCTTCACACATCTGTGGGAAGATACCCCaaaattatttgtgaggataCACCTGTGTTGTCTATTACCAAGCCAATGGTTTTCACTGAGAACATGTTCTGTGCAGGGGGTGATGGGACAGATAGCTGCAAGGGGGATAGTGGGGGTCCATTATTTCTCCCTATGCTGGGATTAGGGAACAAGGACAACAGAGGGCCATATCGTCTGAGAGGCATTGTGTCCTGGGGTTCCCTTTGTGAACTGGGAAAGGATTCTAAAAAGGGTTACTACACCAAAGTGGAGAATTACTTAGACTGGATCAAGAAGAccatagagagagaagagcaggggTA CAGGTTCATTCACCATAGTCTCTCCTGTCCAATCACAGTCATGGACTGGGTCTATTCAACACTCTG GCTgctgggtgtgtctgtgtgtgagttttGGGTTCCAGTCTCTTCTGCAGTGATTGGCTGTGGGGAACCTGAACCGTTGCTGAATGGAAGGGTGGCATTCATATTTGGCTCTCAGAACCAGCACCTCTCAGTCATTCAGTACCACTGCAATGAGCAGTTCTACAGTCTTCCTGAAGGACATAACG GAAACTTCACATGCTCATCAGACGGACAGTGGAAAGACCGCCTGAACAGCTCACTGATTCCTCAATGTATCCCAG TGTGTGGTCGTCCTACAGTGAACCTCCCAGGATTTGGAAGGATTTGGGGGGGAAAGCCAGCTCCAGCTGGATCCTTCCCCTGGCAGGTGTTGCTGATAGTAaatggtagaggaggagggatagTGATCGGGGACCGCTGGATCATGACTGCAGCACATGTCCTGGGTCAATATCCCTGGCGGTTTCCtatg GTATATGTTGGACACAACAAGGTGGAAACCCTCCTCCAGTCTCCTACTCTTGAGGTCGCCTCAGTCCATATTCACCCTGAATACAACAATGTAGATGATGTAAACTATGACCATGACATCGCCCTGATCCATCTCaaacatccaatcacattcaaCGCTCATATCATGCCACTGTGTCTGCCACCAAAGGACGCTAAATACCCGACTTGGCGGAATGG CTTAATTTCAGGATTTGGCCTGAAAGAGAATGAAATGTCTACCAATAACCTCATGTATGTTCCTCTACCTGTGGTAAACCAGACAATCTGTAGAAATTCTATTGACAGAGTGAGAATGGAAAAAAATATCAGTCTAACAGACAACATGTTCTGTGCTGGGAATTCTGAGGGAGGCAAGGACTCCTGTagaggagacagtggaggagcGTACGTCCTGAAGGAGGGTAATTATTTCTGGGCAGCAGGGATCGTCAGCTGGGGGATTAAATGTGGAGAGCCTGGTAAATATGGGGTCTACACCCGTGTGGCTAACTATGTAGACTGGATCAAGAAGACCATAGAGGAGGAAGAGCAAAAAACAA TCTGTGGAAGACCCTTGGTGTCTTTAGAAATACACCAGAGGATTCTGGGAGGAGAGGTAGCTCCAAAAGGAACATTTCCCTGGCAGATGCTTCTCAGTGTGGAAGGAGGGCGATCAGGAGGGATGGTCATCGGGGACAGGTGGATCCTGACTGCTGCTCATGGCGTGGTGCATCAACATAACAACCAAGTCATTAAGAAGAGTGAAGTTATG GCATACGTTGGCGACAACAATGTGGAAAACCTCCTTCAGTCTCCACCTCTTGAAGTGgcctctctccatcctcacccTGGGTACAACAACACAGACGGGTTATCCTTCAACCACGACATTGCCTTGATCAAGCTCCAACACCCACTCACATTCAGTAGTTCCATCATGCGAGTGTGTCTGCCTGAAAAGGGTGCTGAATACTCCACTGGAAGAGTTGG ctggGTTTCAGGTTTTGGCCTCAAAGATGATGATGAAATGCCCAGTAACCTCAGATATGTCCGGATTCCCCTGGTGGACCAGGTGAAGTGCAGAAGCTCTATTGATGAGGcgaggaagaagaagagagaagccCCTGATTTGACAGACGGCATGTTCTGTGCCGGGTTACCAGAGGGTGGAAAGGACACCTGTGCAGGAGATGGTGGAGGGCCGTATGTCCTGAAGTATGGGGGAGTTTTCTGGGCAGCAGGGATCGCCAGCTGGGGAATTGACTGTGGAGAGCCAGGCCAATATGGGGTCTACACCCGCGTAGCTAACTACGTAGACTGGATCAAGAAGACCATGGAGAATTGA